The genomic stretch CCATAAAGGCGTCGAGCAACTTGTTCAAGAAGGTGCGATTCAATTATTTAAAACGTGGCGCACGGAAGAATACATTATTGGGGCTGTTGGTCAGTTGCAATTTGAAGTATTCGAACACAGAATGCGTGGCGAATATAATTCAGAAATTCGGATGGAACCAATCGGCAAAAAAATCGCTCGTTGGGTCAAAGAAGAAGATGCGGATGAAAAACTATCCACCGCTCGAAGTATGCTCGTAAAAGACCGCTTCGACCAACCGTTATTCTTATTTGAAAATGAATTCGCAATTAATTGGTTTAATGATAAAAATCCAGATATCGAATTAACTTCATTACTATAATAGCTGCAACCTATTTGTACTTTCGCAAATAGGTTGTTTTTTTGCTTGACAATTTTTTGAAACGCGCTATAATTAGTTAGAATTCTAATTAATAAGGAGGAATACTCGTGAGAAGAGAGAAAACGATGGATACGTTAATTCGTTCGATTATGATTAAATCCAAACGGAAAATGGACGCAAAAGTAGCTCAATTTGGGCTGACAACTCAACAAGCTAGAGTTCTAGGGTTTTTAAATGATAATGCGGCAAATGAAATTATCCAAAAAGATCTTCAGCGAATCTTCCAAACGCGTGGCGCAAGTATTACTAGCCTCATTCAAGGACTCGAGAAAAAAGAATTAATTTCTCGTAAACCAAGCATTCGAGATGGCAGAGAAAAAGTGGTCACTTTAACAGAAGAAGGTAAACGAATAGTGGATGAATTTAATGAATCCTTCCCGCGTGAAGATGATAAAGCGAAAAAAATCCTTTCCGCTGACGAGTATAAAATCTTTATTGATCTACTTAGTAAAATTGATGACAATACGGAATAAAAAAATTTAACTATATAGTTAGAGTTCTAACTAATTTTGAGGGGGAACCAAAATGAAACACTCAGATAATTATTATTTAACAAAAGCGAGCATTCCTAAAGCGATAGCACATTTATCTATTCCGATGATGCTTGGAATGTCTGTAGGGGTCATATATAACATTATCAATGCGTTCTTTATAGGCTTGTTGCATGATACGTCGATGTTAACCGCGGTGACACTTGGATTACCGATGTTCACCGTTTTGATGGCGATTGGTAATATGTTTGGAGTAGGTGGTGGAACGTATATTTCGCGCTTGCTTGGGAAAGAAGAGGGAATAAAGGCAAAACAAGTATCCGCCTTTGTTTTATATGGAAGTTTAGTATTAGGAATTATCTGCGCCATCATACTTGGCTTTTTGATTAATCCAGTTACTCATTTTCTTGGGGCAGATGCAACGAGCTTTTTACACACGAAAAATTATACGTTGGCGCTTTTAATTTGTAGCCCGTTTATTATTGCGAATTTTGCTTTAGAACAGGTGGTTCGGTCTGAGGGAGCTTCGCGGGTTTCTATGAACGGAATGATAATTGCTACAGTTGTTAATTTAGTATTTGATCCATTGCTTATTTTGTATTTTGATTTTAATGTGGTGGGGGCCGCAGTTTCGGTAGGATTAGCAAGTTTATTTTCGCTGATTTACTATGCTTGGTATTTAGAGAAGAAAAGTGAGTATTTATCGATTCGTTTTAAATGGTTTAAAGCAACAAAAGAAATCGTTCAAAATGTGTTTAAAATTGGTGTTTCAGAGTTGCTTTTATCATTATTCCTCATTGTGACAACACTCGTTTTAAATCATTATTCGATGATTTACGGGGAAGGAGTAGTTGCAGGTTTTGGCGTGGCGCTTCGGGTGGTGCAGCTCCCTGAATTTATTTGTATGGGACTTTACATGGGGATAATTCCGCTGTTAGCTTATAATTACGGTTCGGGTAATATTGCGCGGTTTGAAAAAGCAATACGGGCTACTGCAATTAGTATCGGGCTTATTGTGCTCTTACTTTCGAGTCTGGTATTCCTCTTCCGTTTCCAAGTGATGCATCTATTTAGTGACAGTCAAAGTGTGATAACGCTTGGTGTGCATATTATGGTTGCGATGTTGATATCTTCTCTTTTCAGTGGATTTACGGGGCTGTTTACGAGTACTTTTCAAGCGATTGGGAAAGCGATTCCGGCTACGATTATGTCTGTTTCACAAGGCATCATTTTTATCCCAGTCATCATTTTAGGACAACATTATTTCGGACTTATGGGTGTGATTTGGTCCTTAACAGCGACTGAAATTCTGACATGTATCATTGGTGTGACACTATTCACAATCCACAATGTCAAAATAGCTAGTAGCGCAAAAACGAAAGACTTAGCCGTTTAAAAAGTTTGTGAGAAAAATTAGTTGACGAGAAGTTCTATATTATGGTATTATTCTCTAGGTAATCATATATCGTTCTTTGACAAATGTCAGAGGGGAGTAGCGCTGATTAGCTTTTTAATCAGGATAAAGTCGTCATTACATGATAGAGATATCATCGGTTTTATCACATTTAATTTTAAATGTTAGCGAGACCTTTGCCTTTACGGGCAGGTCTCGCTTTTTTGTTTCTTCAAAATAGGAGATCTTTGACATTTTAATAGAACAAAGGAGGAAAAGAATTAGTGGATACAGCAATGATTTTAGAGTACGGTTGGGTGTTACTTGTCCTAATCGGTCTTGAGGGGATTTTAGCAGCAGATAATGCAGTGGTTATGGCTGTGATGGTCAAACATCTCCCAGATAAACAACAGAAAAAAGCGTTATTTTACGGATTGATGGGTGCCTTTGTTTTCCGTTTTGGCGCATTATTCTTAATTTCCTTTTTGGCAAATGTTTGGCAAGTTCAAGCGCTTGGTGCCGCATATTTACTATATATCGCTATTAGTCACATTTGGAAACATGCAAAAGGAAAAGACGGAGAAAAAGAGAAGAAGGAAAAAGCTGGCTCTGGTTTTTGGATGACAGTTCTAAAAGTAGAGATTGCCGATATTGCGTTTGCGATTGATTCCATGCTTGCGGCAGTAGCACTTGCCATTACTCTTCCAGAAACAGGATGGGGACACATTGGAGGAATTGATACCGGGCAATTTGCGATTATGTTCTTAGGTGGACTTGTCGGCCTCATTATTATTCGTTTTGCAGCAACACAATTTGTTAAATTACTAAAAAGTTATCCAAGCCTCGAAACAGCCGCATTTTTAATTGTTGGTTGGGTAGGCGTGAAGCTTGTTATTTATACACTAGCTCATCCAAGTCTTGGGGTAATTCCACACAGCTTCCCTGAGTCAACACTGTGGAAATTAATTTTCTGGGGTGTGATGATTCTTATTATTATATGGGGATGGTTCGTTTCCTATCGTAGTAAGAAAAAAGCAGAAACAACTAAATAATTTTTAATAGACCAGAAGTGCATATTTGTACTTCTGGTTTTACGTACAACCAGATGCTGAAAACACAATTTTATGATAGAGTAGAAGGATGGTGAATGAGGAATGGATGTTTCTATTTGGGGCGAATATGCGTTAGTTTTCCTTGTTTTAGTAGTACTTGAAGGAATTCTTTCCGCAGATAATGCCGTAGTTATGGCAGTAATTGTTAAAGGTTTACCGCACGATAAACAACGAAAAGCCTTGTTTTATGGGTTAGTAGGTGCCTTTGTTTTTCGTTTTATTGCACTATTTTTAATTTCATTTTTAGTAAAAATTTGGGAAATACAAGCTATCGGCGCGGTTTATTTATTGTACTTAGCAATTAAGCACATGTGGCGCCTTAAAAAAGGTAAACAAGAAGAAGTCAAAGAAGCATCAGAAGCCAAATCAACTTCCTTTTGGGGTGTAGTAGCTCGTGTGGAATTGACAGATATTGCTTTTGCACTGGATTCCATGTTAGCTGCAGCAGCATTAGTAGTTACTTTGCCAGATTTAGGGAATTTTGATATTGGGGGAATGAACGGTGGGCAATTTATCGTGATGTTCCTTGGTGGTATCGCAGGACTTGTCGTAATTCGTTTTGCAGCCACACAAGTGGTTAAATTATTAGAGCGTTACCCTACACTTGAAACAGCAGCGTTTTTAATTGTTGGTTGGGTTGGTGTGAAAATGGCGGTTCTAACGCTAGCACATCCTTCTGTAGCAATTATTCCAGAAGATTTTCCGGATTCAGCGGTTTGGAAGCTGACATTCTGGTCGGTTATGATAATAATAGGTTTGGGTGGTTATATCATTGCGAGAAAAAAAGAGAAGAAAACCAAAAGAGTTTGAATATGATCAGGAAGTAAAATTGCGCAGAAGATTAAAACTGGTGTTAGCACGTATGACGCCCGTTCAAGTAATTATCGCGTATTATTTTATTGCGGTTACGATTTCTACCATCGTCTTAAGCTTACCGTTCACTCTACAAAAAGGGGTCAAGGTGTCGTTTATTGATACTCTATTTACAGCAGCGAGTTCGGTTAGTGTTACCGGGCTTGCAACAGTAGACGTTAGCCAGACTTATAGTACTGCTGGAATTTGGGTCTTAATGGCGATTTTCCAAATTGGTGGACTTGGTGTTATGATGATTAGTACGTTTTTCTATTTGATTTTAAAAAGACGGATTGGCTTAAAACAACGTCAATTAATTATGACGGATACTAACCAATTTACAATGAGCGGGATGGTCCGGATGCTTCGTGAGATTCTAGTGCTTATTTTCGGTATTGAGTTAATTGGAGCCTTGATTTTAGGGATTTACTTTATTCCGCTGTATCCGAATTTTTGGGACGCGATGTTCCAAGGATTATATAATTCTGTTTCACTCGTAACCAATGCGGGGGTTGATATCACCGGTAAATCGCTAATGCCCTTTGCCTATGATTATTTCGTTCAATTTATTTCGATTTTGTTGATTATTGCAGGTGCGATAGGTTTTCCTGTATTGCTTGAAACACGTAGATTTTTATTTGAAAAAAATACGTTAATTCCGTTTCGCTTTTCCCTTTTCGTGAAAGTAACGACGCTAACTTATTTTGTGCTTTTAATTGTGGGTGGTTTACTTATTTGGCTGTTTGAATATCATCATTTCTTTAGTGGGAAAAGTTGGGATTTCGGGTTCTTTAATTCGATGTTCTTATCTGCAACTTCACGAAGCGCAGGCTTACAAACGATTGATAGTGGGGCGTTGTCAATCTCTACGTTGTTGCTCGTTTCCTTCTTAATGTTTATTGGAGCATCGCCAAGTTCTGTTGGTGGTGGGATTCGAACGACAACTTTTGCAATTACGATTTTATTCATTTATTCGGTTATTCGCGGTCGAAAGCATGTGTACATTTTTGGTCGGGAATTGCATCAAGAAGACGTGCGGAAGTCACTCGCGGTCACGTTAGTAGCAGGGTTTTTGAGTATATCGGCCATAGTCGTTTTAATGCAAACAGAGACCGCCTCGTTAATTGCCGTCATTTTTGAAGTCTTTTCGGCGTTTGGTACTACAGGGCTTTCTGTAGGTTTGACACCAGATTTATCTACGCCGGGTAAAATTATTATTATTGCATTAATGTTTATTGGGCGCGTTGGTATTATGTACTCAATGCTGAGTTTAAGAAATAAAAATCAACCTAAAAATGCGATTCGTTTACCAAAAGAGAAAATTATTACAGGTTAATATAAAAGCCATTCTGATTGCAGAATGGCTTTTTTGTCCATGAAAAAACCTCTTGATCAAAGTGACCAAGAGGTGATTTTTAATATTTTGATTTTGGAACGGGGCGTCTGAAAATACCCATTAAACCAGTTAAAGTGATTAAGATTCCGGAGATAATCCAAGCAGTTCCGATAACGAAGAAGAGCACGATACCGATAATTACTAAGATAACACCCCAACCACGTGGAGCTGATTTGATTAGAAGGGAAGCAATTAATGCAACTACAGATGCGATTAATGTAATCCACCCTAGATTTGCTAACTCGTTACCTAATTCACCAGGTAAATAAGTAAATGTTTGTATATAATCTGTGACTGAATCTCCATAATTAATAATCCAAAAGCCAACTAGAATCCCAATGATAGAGCCAATTAATCCGATAATAATTTCTGGTTTTCTTGAACCCATAATACAACCTCCTTTTTCTATCTATACGTTTAATAACTTTCCCGTTTTGTTAAGCGGCTAAACACATCTCGCAGCATAGATACCCTAAGTTCGATTACCGGTTGAACGAATATTTTTACCAATCGACTTGATAATAATACCGTTAAAACAAAAGTAACGACGAATAGAAGTAAAAATGTTGATGGGCTATATTGAAAGTCAGTTTGACTACCTTCACGAAAAAACTTAATAAAGAAGCCATGCAACAAATAAACATATAACGTATTTTTACCCCATTTAGTGAAAAATAACCTCTTTCTAGGAATAAAACTGAAAAAAGCCGCAATCGAACCAAAACTAATCAAGTAGACAAGTGCGCGAATGAATAGACCTAACGACTTTACTTCCACAAAGTTTGCATAAGGCTTAGAACCTAAAAACCATTTATCATTTAAGTTAGGGTGAAATGTAATAAATGATAGAAGTAAAACAATGAAAATGCCCCCGAGAATCATGACAAAATGCGTTTTAAGGTAATAAAAATGTTCTTTCTTTAAAAAATAGCCAACTAAGAAAAACGGGAAAAAAACAAGTGTCCGAGATAAACTCAAATACCCCCCAATAATATCAAAATAGCCAGCAACCAATCCAACGAAGAGAGCAATGCAAATCGACTTCCAAGGCTTTATTTTTGCAAAAATAAATAACATTATATTCCAGAAAAACAAACTTAGTAAAAACCAAAGTGACCATTCAGGATCAAGGAATTGGATAGAAAGATTGTCTTTACTTAAAAGAAAATAATAAAAAATACTATATATTAGCTGAAAAAACACATAAGGTAAAATGAGCTTTTTCATCGTCTTTTTTAAATAACCGGGCTTACCAAAACTTTTAGCGAAAAATCCGGATATTAGCACGAAAGCAGGCATGTGAAACGTGTAGATATAAATATAAAGCACACGGACACCCGCATAATCCGCGATAAATGTTTGGAGAAAATGTCCGAAAACAACTAGAAAAATTAGAATAAACTTGGCATTGTCGAAATAACTTTCCCGCTTTAAGGCGGTTTGTTCCATAAAAAACAGTCCTTTCTATTCTATGTTGACAAACTATTGTTTATTTTACCCTGAATTCTGTAACGCTTATCCAACAGTTAAGTAACAAAAAGTATCAAATATTAACAGGGCATGACAGCTAGTTGCGAATGGAAGAGGGACGTGCTATCTTTAGAATAATAACTTAATGGAGAGGAGCGACAGAATGCTAAAACAACAAAAAACATCGCCAGTGGGTGATTTATTTATAACTATTGATGAAAAGTGGATTAGGAATATTTCGTATGATGAGCCAAAAAATTGGGAACTTCTAGAAGGAACTATAATAGAAAAAGAACTTTTTCAAGCATTAACTATCCAACTAGATGACTATTTTGAAGGCAAGAGAGAGCATTTTGATTTGCCGGTGCTCCTTAAAGGAACCGATTTTCAACAAAAGGTTTGGCAAGCATTGAGTGAAATTCCGTATGGGGTTGTTGTGAGTTATAAAGACATTGCGATTTCAGCAGGTAGCCCTAAAGCTGTGCAAGCAGTAGGACAAGCGAATCGCGCTAACCCAATTCCGATTATTATCCCATGTCACAGATGCGTGAAAAGTAATGGAGAACTTGGGGGCTATAACGGGGCGGATGTAGATAAGAAACAATATTTACTTGCATTAGAAAAAGGCTTGAGTTTAAGTTAACTCAAGCCTTTTTTATTACACTGTTACTTGTTCTGTTATAGTAATTTCTTTATTTTCGTTAAGGGTTGCAACAAGATGTTTTGCTTCTGGTTGTTCAATTAGACTGTCGGCAATCGCATCTTCTAGGTGTTCTTGGATAGTCCGGCGTAGTGGACGTGCTCCGAATTTAGGGTCATAACCAAGGTCAATCAAATGTTCTTTTACTTCTTTAGAAACATCGATTGTCACATCTTCTTGAGCGAGCATTT from Listeria monocytogenes ATCC 19117 encodes the following:
- a CDS encoding MarR family winged helix-turn-helix transcriptional regulator — encoded protein: MRREKTMDTLIRSIMIKSKRKMDAKVAQFGLTTQQARVLGFLNDNAANEIIQKDLQRIFQTRGASITSLIQGLEKKELISRKPSIRDGREKVVTLTEEGKRIVDEFNESFPREDDKAKKILSADEYKIFIDLLSKIDDNTE
- a CDS encoding MATE family efflux transporter, coding for MKHSDNYYLTKASIPKAIAHLSIPMMLGMSVGVIYNIINAFFIGLLHDTSMLTAVTLGLPMFTVLMAIGNMFGVGGGTYISRLLGKEEGIKAKQVSAFVLYGSLVLGIICAIILGFLINPVTHFLGADATSFLHTKNYTLALLICSPFIIANFALEQVVRSEGASRVSMNGMIIATVVNLVFDPLLILYFDFNVVGAAVSVGLASLFSLIYYAWYLEKKSEYLSIRFKWFKATKEIVQNVFKIGVSELLLSLFLIVTTLVLNHYSMIYGEGVVAGFGVALRVVQLPEFICMGLYMGIIPLLAYNYGSGNIARFEKAIRATAISIGLIVLLLSSLVFLFRFQVMHLFSDSQSVITLGVHIMVAMLISSLFSGFTGLFTSTFQAIGKAIPATIMSVSQGIIFIPVIILGQHYFGLMGVIWSLTATEILTCIIGVTLFTIHNVKIASSAKTKDLAV
- a CDS encoding TerC family protein, with protein sequence MDTAMILEYGWVLLVLIGLEGILAADNAVVMAVMVKHLPDKQQKKALFYGLMGAFVFRFGALFLISFLANVWQVQALGAAYLLYIAISHIWKHAKGKDGEKEKKEKAGSGFWMTVLKVEIADIAFAIDSMLAAVALAITLPETGWGHIGGIDTGQFAIMFLGGLVGLIIIRFAATQFVKLLKSYPSLETAAFLIVGWVGVKLVIYTLAHPSLGVIPHSFPESTLWKLIFWGVMILIIIWGWFVSYRSKKKAETTK
- a CDS encoding TerC family protein — translated: MDVSIWGEYALVFLVLVVLEGILSADNAVVMAVIVKGLPHDKQRKALFYGLVGAFVFRFIALFLISFLVKIWEIQAIGAVYLLYLAIKHMWRLKKGKQEEVKEASEAKSTSFWGVVARVELTDIAFALDSMLAAAALVVTLPDLGNFDIGGMNGGQFIVMFLGGIAGLVVIRFAATQVVKLLERYPTLETAAFLIVGWVGVKMAVLTLAHPSVAIIPEDFPDSAVWKLTFWSVMIIIGLGGYIIARKKEKKTKRV
- a CDS encoding TrkH family potassium uptake protein produces the protein MTPVQVIIAYYFIAVTISTIVLSLPFTLQKGVKVSFIDTLFTAASSVSVTGLATVDVSQTYSTAGIWVLMAIFQIGGLGVMMISTFFYLILKRRIGLKQRQLIMTDTNQFTMSGMVRMLREILVLIFGIELIGALILGIYFIPLYPNFWDAMFQGLYNSVSLVTNAGVDITGKSLMPFAYDYFVQFISILLIIAGAIGFPVLLETRRFLFEKNTLIPFRFSLFVKVTTLTYFVLLIVGGLLIWLFEYHHFFSGKSWDFGFFNSMFLSATSRSAGLQTIDSGALSISTLLLVSFLMFIGASPSSVGGGIRTTTFAITILFIYSVIRGRKHVYIFGRELHQEDVRKSLAVTLVAGFLSISAIVVLMQTETASLIAVIFEVFSAFGTTGLSVGLTPDLSTPGKIIIIALMFIGRVGIMYSMLSLRNKNQPKNAIRLPKEKIITG
- a CDS encoding DUF4064 domain-containing protein; this translates as MGSRKPEIIIGLIGSIIGILVGFWIINYGDSVTDYIQTFTYLPGELGNELANLGWITLIASVVALIASLLIKSAPRGWGVILVIIGIVLFFVIGTAWIISGILITLTGLMGIFRRPVPKSKY
- a CDS encoding acyltransferase family protein, with product MEQTALKRESYFDNAKFILIFLVVFGHFLQTFIADYAGVRVLYIYIYTFHMPAFVLISGFFAKSFGKPGYLKKTMKKLILPYVFFQLIYSIFYYFLLSKDNLSIQFLDPEWSLWFLLSLFFWNIMLFIFAKIKPWKSICIALFVGLVAGYFDIIGGYLSLSRTLVFFPFFLVGYFLKKEHFYYLKTHFVMILGGIFIVLLLSFITFHPNLNDKWFLGSKPYANFVEVKSLGLFIRALVYLISFGSIAAFFSFIPRKRLFFTKWGKNTLYVYLLHGFFIKFFREGSQTDFQYSPSTFLLLFVVTFVLTVLLSSRLVKIFVQPVIELRVSMLRDVFSRLTKRESY
- a CDS encoding methylated-DNA--[protein]-cysteine S-methyltransferase, whose product is MLKQQKTSPVGDLFITIDEKWIRNISYDEPKNWELLEGTIIEKELFQALTIQLDDYFEGKREHFDLPVLLKGTDFQQKVWQALSEIPYGVVVSYKDIAISAGSPKAVQAVGQANRANPIPIIIPCHRCVKSNGELGGYNGADVDKKQYLLALEKGLSLS